GTTAGTCATTTAACACACGGGACGGTGTGTGCAAAatttataaaacataaaacaaaaaagaactgCACAAGGGATGGTTCTGGCTGCACAAGTGAGTTTGTAGTGTCCAGGTCAAATACCTTAACTGATTAAGAAAATGTAGTTAGAGATAATGTTAATGAGTAACCCTCTCCAATCTCACAACAACAATAACTACGGCGATTGTGCTCGAGGCACTAAGCACACAGCTGTTGCTGCATCTGCTGTTGAAAAGGAGCTCAATCTAAAATTGATTCACACGTCACTGGATAAAAGTAGTCTACCTAGCTCTTTGTCTCCCTTCTTATTTCCAGTTTGGAACAGAGAATATTGATCTGGATAAAACCTTTGTGCTCAGCCCTTTTTATGGCTTTGTAAGCTCAAGAAGAAACAATCCTTGTCAGTCTGACTGTTCTCCATgcaccacaaaaagagggatttAAAGCATCAATAATTacattagaaaacaaaaataaaattacttaATAGAAACAATAATTTtcattaattacatttaaattatttaaaaatttcagaaaaaaacatcagcttGCCCAGATGTCTATAGAACTCAATGGGACACAACAGCATTAGTAATATTAGTTTTTAGAAACCATAGTATTCCTCTGACCTGGTTGCTCTAAGTGAGGGGGACGGAGCTCATTCACTTTATTTCCTCGCCTCTTCTCTGGCCTCTCTTTGGCTTTGTGTTTCAGACACTGTATCATGAAGTACTCCagctgaacagaacagaaatacacaaattaGTTCAAATGCAAGGTACAAAAATAGTTCTGTTGCATCATCAATTCTTTTGctttggaaacagcttccagaGAGGACCGATGTGGCTACTTGTCCTTGTCTCCTCTACTTAATACCTATCTGAAAATGTTGATCAATATGAATAGACAGgtagagctgctgctgtcactgctgcttgTTGTGATTGAAGCATTAAAACACACGTGGAACAGTTTCCTAAAATAAGAATGTTCAAAAACTCGCTCAGGGTTATAAACCATATATACTGTTAGTGCTTATTCaatcacagcagctgaaaagaaaaaaaaaagtctgaggtGATGTGTGACTCTGTTGTTGTTAAATTCCTGTTTATATCCTTTGGTTCCAGTGTGGCGTCATCACTTACCACGCTGCCAAAGTAGCGGCCCACAAAGACGTGGTTGAGAGAAGGCAACTCCAGATAGGTGGCCCCCAGGTCCCGGGACAGCTGCAGACCTTCACTGTGAGGCACACAGCTGCTCCAGTCAGAAGCACACAACGGGCACGTACAGGGAGGGCCTTCATCTGAAAACGGGAGAGAGGTGAATTCAACTCTAAGATGAAAtcattcaaactgtaaacatAACTGAATCTAAGAAATACTTAATGGGGGCACATGAGACGTAATACATGAGTCACTGATATGAGACTGTAGCTTTTTGGGATGCATGAAACTAATGTGAactgaaaagctgctgctggaaatgtttGTCCCATGTTTCACCAAATGAGCTGCACTGGACTATGATATGCGATCCAGGAAAAGGCCTGCATGCTATTCAtatctgttaaatgtttaaccAAAACAAGAGGTTAACTGCCATACAAGCCCTCAAGCAAAACATTTGAACTCTTAATGTTAATGTCCAGACCACATGTGGATCAGAACATACTGAGGACAGAGGTCAAACATTAAATCTGCACACTGTAGAACATGTGTTGTGCTTTATATGGACATAAACGCACCCATTACTTAGGTTGTTGTGATCTGCATGATCAAGAGTCAATCTACTCCCACACTGTACCAATCAGAGCAGTGCTGGGTAACAATGTTTGTTAATATTTCCTCCTCATCTGGacaaaaaagtgcaaaaaacacaaactaaaagtgtctttgtgtgatgAACAAAACACATAACGCTACATTTCAGAAACCgcattaaaacagaaaacatgttttggaAAAGCGGGACATACAAACCAGATGCTACAGCCACATGTGGTTTCATGTTGTAGACTCGCCCTACTTCCTAACTCCTCTTGTCCTGTCTCAGAGTGACTATGACTACATCCAGTAAGGATTTTAAAAGGGAGGTAATGCATAAATACTTTTTCTAATTTTGTAAAATATTCACTTTCTGTTCTCTTGTGTTTGCTGATGTTGGTTCCTGAAATGTTGCCAATGTGGCATTTCCAGGCTGCCGTTTTTACATCTTCACTATGttttgagaaaaaacaaagagttcttgcacaacaacataaaaataagaTCATCTAAGTATGTAGAATCTTCTGTGGCACGTGCACGAGGACCAGCCGCACTGTGGCATGTTTGCACAGGGACCAAAGAGACATAATCAGACAGAAAATTAGAGGGATTAGcttgaaggagaaaaaaagactaCAAAAAGACCgcacaaaggaggagagagcCACAGAGCAAGACAGAATGAGCGGGACACACAGCTAAGTGCTGAGGCATTTGATAAATCATACTGCTAATAACCTACAGGCATGAGACGGAGctagacagtgtgtgtgtgtgtgtgtatgtgtgtgtgtatgtgtatgtgtgtgtgagagaggcagaaggaaaagaagagcaCATGTGAGCGTCTGACAGGCGGTGACTTGGCATATCAgtggtatgtttgtgtgcgtgggGGTGCGTGCGTGCCCTTGGATAAATCTGTCTATGCTCCTGCGCTCAGCGCTGGTTTAATGGCTGCATTAATGCACATACGACGGCGCTCTCTCTGCTACAGCTGTGCCTTAGGTGGTCTAAAGTCGAGCGGCAGGAAGCGCTCAGAGCTCAGCCGTCATTCTCTGCAGTCATGAGGGGATAGCATGAAAATATTCACGGCagccacaaacaaaaacacaaacaaaggctCTGGTCTACAGCTacctaccccccacccccccccgtCTCTCTAGCTATCTCTCCAAGCAAAGAGTTGACTTACACTGTCACCATTCTGCAGTGAAGCTCTGACAGGATCTCAAAGTATGTTGAGCAGACAAGCTAAAAATACAGTCTGTTGCATTTGATGGGGTTGTTTACTGAATCTGGAACCGACAAGGGTCAGCGTGTCTGCAAAAACACACGCAGACTCActaaagtgcagaaaaacaggcATTTTAATGCCGAATGTGTAAAGCAGCCTACAGAAAGACTGCACCCAGGTGCCCCCACTTAAAGGTCAAACTACTATTGTGGTGCACGTTTGAGCCATGACAGTGTATATTTAAGAGCTCTGTGAGCTCTTATCTGCTTGCAAAGTTCTAATGGGCAAAGAGAATAATCTTAGTGTTTTGATGTGGTGTGTTTCCTGCAGGGAAGCATGTGTGCCGAAAGCCTGAAGGCAGCCAAGAGGAGATTTAATCATGAGCATCCCCCTCATCGCTGGGAGGACACGCTAGAGGACACAAGTTTCAGACAGTGATCTCACTGGCCTGACGAGAAAAACACGATTATCCCGAAAATCAAAATCAACGACTGAGGCAACAGTAAATTAACCCTAAGATACCAGGATATCAAGTTCAGTGGCTGAAAGATGAAAACATGTCTGCTTCCTCTCAAACTCCACTGTTCACATACAACAATGGCAAACTATTAGAGGAACCAGCAGTTGTCACGGTTGGCAAAACTAAACACACTCTGGCTCTGatgacaacacaaaacaaaagtgtcCTCACCGTTCAGACGTGCTCCAACAGCAACTAGGATGACAGGTACACCCCAATGCCTCAGGAGTGGGCGAAGTCTCGGGGCGTAGCCATTTCTGACCTGCTGGAAGGCCAGCTTGTCGGTGACTGAATATTTAATAACCAGGATGTCGGCCTGCTCAAGAACTTTCCGTACACTGGCCCAGTCGCTGTCCAACAAGTCCTGGAAAGGCAAGAACaggacaacaaataaaaatagtaacagGTCAGAAGAGGACAGACACATGAGAAATGCAAAATACAGAATTGTCTGCATGCCCAATCTGTACCATGAATCTCACCTTATATAACCCTAAGAGTCCCTAAGTATAAATACCTCTGGACGGCTCTTGGGACGTTACCCCCAATGACCTGTGTGAGGCTAGCAGAGCTAAACCAACCTGATTCAACTCattaggcagaaaaaaaaaaacatttcagaaagcTTTGAGCAATTTGAATAGAGAGACATAGAATTAGACTGACAGGATTAGACAGCCCTATAATAGGCCGCATACAGTGCAGCTACAAAAATCACAACAGTGCTCTCATTTCAAATTCATATGCTATTAAGAACAAAAGTTCTTTcatcagtttttatatttttgtgcaGCGAATGTTAAAATAGCGTCCTCCTAAGAATAGAGACGTTTTTATGAAGCCTGCAATCAGCGCTGGAAGGCAAGTGGCCTTGGAATTCTTTTACGTCTTCTGAGAAATAGAAGCAGAGTGAAAAGTAAACAGCATATCAGTTAAGTGACGCACACTCTTTCACAATCATCAAAATTACACCACTTTTTTAATGGCATGCTTTGCCACCTTGGCCTACCCATGACCTTCACCTGAAATCCAGTCTAATTAGGTAATATACAAGCAGGAGGGTGTTGGGGTAAGAGCCAAAGCAACACAATGACTCCTAAGGGTCCCTGTTTATACTTATATTAGGGGATGGACACATGAATGAGCACACGTCCAAACAAAGATCCATACTGTGTCAGCCCATGCAGcgctctgtttttcctcattctgtCCTGCACACAAACGCATCGCCAGCCTCTTACCCAGCTGGGACAATCCCGAACCACTACAGTGACATCTCCAAACACACGTGAGGTGTACTCCATGAAGGCCGGGTTGTGCAGGCTGCTCTCCAAGTCGCAGGGTCCCACCAGCGCTCCGTGACCCAGGTAACTCCACAGCAGGCCTCCCTGCAGCTGTCCCTGGCCCATGATCTCCTCCCCGGGCCCGACTCCTCCGGGGCACTCGCTGCCCAGAGCCACGATGTGGATGGACCTGTAAGCCAGACAACTCGAGGTTGAGAGCGCAAGAAGGCATCACACAAGCAGATGATGATCCAGGGAATAGCAACGAGGGAGAGGAGACACCTCTCTTTGCTCTGGTCCTTATTATTCATGTCTATCACGGAGGCAGTGCATCATTGTTATGTCACTGAAAATGACTGAGAAGAAGCTTGCCAAGGCCTTTCTTACACCTGAGTGTGTATTATGGTTCAGTAAATCAGACACTTTGAGAAATTATTTCGGTACTGCCTTTATATCTATAGAGCAtatagggggggggggggggggaatcaCAGCATGCAACCATACCAGGGACCCCTTCTTCCTACCTGCCTTAATGAGTTGCAGCTTCAGAGAAACTTACATTGTGGTAACCGCGGTTTTGTTCCGCTGCTCTACGCTATGGAGCCCGTTTCCCTCACGGTGCGTTTCCTCGCCAGTCTGCAGTCAGACTCGGCTTTTTCCGCAATGAGCCGCGGCTCCGCTCCGTCGTTAATCCCTCTCATCAGTGGCTGGCCCCCCGGGAGCCCGGCTGCTGGGGAGTTTCGCAGCAGTCACTCGCATTTCCCCGTCTCGTTATTCATTCATAAAAGCGGAGCCCGATACCGTCCCGAACCGACCGCAGAGGCGCACCGGACAGCCCAGGCGGcggagcagcagagtgtgtaaACAGCAGCGCCCATGGGCAGCCAATGCGCTAACAGACAAACAAGTTGTCAGTCGGTAGGAAACACAATTAACGACGAGGAGAGGGCAGCCTCGCGCCTCGGTGTCCAGACCACATGAATGACGTCGGTGGATAAAACAAAGTCTCACTGGCAAAGAAcaactggagagagagagagagagagagagggagagagagagagagagagggagagagagagagagagagggagagagagggagagagagagagagagagggagagagccgCGGACTGAACCGAGAGTGGTCGCGCCTGACTCAGCAACAAGCACGCGGGCATACACACGCAGGGAAAGCGCGCGCCAACGCGCACAAATGCCCTGGCCCCGGACCACGCTGCCGACGTGCTGGACATGACGGTGTTGTGCTTTTGACTCAAGCAAATACTTTCACACGTTGCTCTCCTCTCAAAGCTGCCACTTTCACCTTCAAGCACGAGAGCTTTGTTCTGTGCTGGGTGCAACGCCGAGCACGTGTGTGTGCCCATTAACTTTCATCGTCTTGTCCCCGAAACTCAAAAGACAGACTCTAAATTCCAGCACATGAATGTGACACTAAAGGACCTGACAGGAGGTTACACCCCTGACGTGCAGAGTAAATGACAGTGATAATAATGACAGCACTGATGTACAACTGCTAGAAAACTGTTGGATGATACAgccacaaaatataaaatgcttAAACTGGCTTTGGATATGTTTTGTTGAAGGAGCCAGTCGCTGATAAAAGGTGATAATTAGATCTGGTAGTCCCTCTTGGACAAACTCCAGGGATTCCAGGGCTTTTTGAGAAGAAGAATAGCCTGAGCCTCAAAGGTTTAATCACAGCCTCTTGTGTCATTCACAACCACAATGAATAATGGAAGACATAAAACCAACAGAGAGTATTTAGGCCTTGGGTTTGAATGCCCTCACTGTAAATCCATGCTGCCGACATGCAGTGTACTCTCCTGGAGGTAAGGGACACCAGCTCTGCAAAGCAGCTTCCCCAGACAGCCTGCTCTTTATCTTGACAAACAGCCCTCCACTTGACCTCCTGCAAATAAACTGCCTGCACAGAATGGTTCCTGCCTTGTACCAAGATTCTCAATCTGACTATATaatcatattttaatatttaatgtgcaGAAACTCAGCCCCCTCCGTGCATGCAACCTAGGGCCCTGTGCATTTCCTGATTGTATTCAAAGCGTCACAAAGCCCAAGGCCCTCAGACTGTGTTGTGAGTTTGCTGTAGGCCGGCTACAGAGACCAGCATCATTCATGCATAGAGGAGCATCATGCACCACAGCCTTTGTGTGCTCAGCCCATGGCATTTGCCGTTCTGGGGGCTATGTCACTCTTTTAGCCTGCACTGTGGGTACAGAAACAGAGATATAATCTGCATGTGATAGGCTCATCTTCataataaatgtatgtattttttccCTGGCTTAATGCAGCATATCTCTGGCTGAACAAAATATTTGGATTTaagaataatgataataattttacacaattttacacatgaacaTCAGTCCTCAGATGCAGTACAGAAGTACTGCTTAGTGAAAAAAAGTCgttaaatgttttctgtggctaTGCAAGGAACTTTCTAATAACTGAGACAATGGCCCTCACTACATCACCAGGGTTATTTTAGCATGgctctgtcctctctgagcaagaaagcaaatgagcatatttattaaaatgtcgAACTGTCCCTCTAAAGTAGAATAACCTGTTTGTTGAATGTTCACAACAAAACCTTGAATATCTGCACCTAATGGGCAGCAGATTGCCCATGAGGGGCAGGACTGAAGAGCCTTGCAGCCAGCCACTGTACCTGTCTGAAGCTGTTGTCAACACACCTTTTAACAACCTCGGGGATTTGTTCGGTGTCTTCAGCAAGGTCCTGTCTTTTTAGTCGCTGGAGGAATTCTTTCCAATGGACAAGAAACATGTCACAACACAAATCCCAAATGCTTGAATTTATGTAACCTGTGGCCAGACATTCATGCTTTCTGATATTATCTGAGGGAATAAGCAGACAGTGGCCACTGTTATGTTATGGTATGAtctttatattttacattaatgaTTTTCCATTTTAGGGCATTATTGATTAGTATAAACGTTTTTATCTTATTGATTCATTCAGTGTATGCATAATACATGAGGAGTATGTACAGGGATACACCAGTTTCGGCACAAATCCAGTTACCCCACACCACTGCCCAGCCCAATTTGAGTACAGAGAATCAGAAatccaaattttaaaaaagtttatttAGTGAACTACATGATGGTTTTGAGAAAGAAAAGTCCACATAACATGGAAATATGTGACCTGACTTTTTGGGAAATATAATACAACTAGCAAgcaacaaataaaattaaattaaattaaattaaaacttcAAAATACTTGCCAATTTCTTTGAAAACAAGACCTATTTTAAGGCCATGCAAGGCCAGCTGATTACTTGAAGTGGAGCATTAGGTTCATGTCATTAAATATCTGATATCCTCTCCATACAGTCATGATGCAGTCATTTGGAGGAGACCAGGTTAGACAAAAAGAGACTATAGAGATGCCATCTGCATccatctgtgtcactgtcacgACTTTTTCTTCTCAGCAGCCTCAGCTTTGGCCCTTTCCACCTTGCCCTTTTCTCCCTGGTAGTAGTCCGACTCGATCCATTTTGTGTCCCCAGAGAGCTTGACGTAGACTTCCCCATTGGTCTCAGTGACTGTGTGGATCCGCTGCTTCACACCCTTGGAGTACCATCTGGGAACAGGTGTTTTTTCCCTGGGGTCGGTGCCCTTGTACAAGCACTCCCCTTTGGCTAGAGAGATCTTGTACTTGTGCTTCGGACAAATTATGCACAGCTTGCCGTCAATGTCCtgtatgcacgtgtgtgtgttgaaagaAAATAGGTAAACAACCTCATGTGGGATAAGTGAAGGACATTAAGACCTTCTGgcattttaatattaatataacaTTAATGTTATGCAGGTTTGATATCTTAATTACAGTATTCCTTCTGGCCTCAGCTCAGTAGCTGCATTTAAGTATTTCTAATGCAGATAGAATAGCCTGTGACAGCAGGAACTGGATAACAACAGAAAGTACAGTGCAGTGCTTTAACTCCAATGACATTTTGGCTTCTTTCCTCTGGGTCAGACAAAAAGCTACTTCTAATCTCTTCAAATGTAAACCTTACCTCAATGTCTCCATTCTGCAGCATTCCCCCAGCATCTGTTGGGAAGATAGGGGATCAGTGTATTGCAGAATAAGCAAACAGTTTACAGCACACTAACATTTTGCTGACTGGACATACCTTCTAGGTTATATGAGCTAAAATGTCCTATGAATAACAATGTAAAGAAGCCGAGTGTTAAATGTTCTATGATAGGATTTCTATTAGCAACTAATCATATTTGAAGTGGTTCACTGCAGGTTTGTCAACTACGCTCTTGATCCCGATGACGTGCATATTGTTGAATAAACTTTAATTGCTGGTAATGTACTTGTCATATCTTAGCAGATTTTAAGTGAAAACTAAAGCATAATTAGCACTTTTTGCCtcttaaaaacagcaggtgtTCAGCACTAGAAAACCTGTACTCACGATAACAATATGAATCCATAGCATAGAAGGCTCCCTGATGGTGGATGATCAGTATATCCCGACCCTCCAGCGTTCTGAAAGAGCGCTTCGCTTCAATcagttcctcttttttccccacaaaatGAGGCCCTTTTGTAgactgctccttctcctccatgGCTCTGTGAAATGTTGTGTAGAAAGCAAGCAGGAAATGTCACAAAGTAGTATTTACTAAAAAGAAGCATTTTTTATTCCCAAATCATAAGGCTGATTATAGCTCTCCTCCAATCAATGTTATCTGTGCAGCTAAGTAACTACAGTATATTTCTTGGTGAGACTTGCACTGAAAGCTTAACTACACatgaaaaatgtgtcttttgGATTTGTCACTGGTATTATTGTGTTGGCACCACCCATCACAGTTGTCAGCTTAAATTAAGTCCACAACACCTCCAGAACATTCAGCTTTAAGAATCTAAGCAAAGACATGTCTTGGCACCGATCAGCTCCACTACAAACTCACTCAGTCCTGAAATATTAATCTCTATTATCAGTCTCATCATCACTAAGTTAATATATACGAAAAAGTGGTAAAGGACTAAAGGAAGCCTTAAGTTTAAATTTGAAAGTGgaatttaagatttttttccccccataaaTTTAAAATAGCTCATCAAATGTTCAGTGATTGCAGTGGATGACCAACATGAAAGCTGGGCCaaagaaaataacataaaatatagaTTTGACTGCCATCACTGTACAAAATAGTCCATCATCTAGAGACAACTGTCCTGCATCATCTCCATGTAAAATTTCAGTGTTGCAGAGTAACCTGACCTCAAGCGTGATTCATGTAAGGTGGAGTGGAATAATGAGCACTTCAGTGCAGGCTGAGTAAGCAcagtagtagtagcagcagcaaaAGTCACATGTCCTGAAGCCTCTGGCTAAACCACAGACAGTTACATGATATGAAGGAAGGAGCTACAGAACagcaaaataattatttatgtCAAGACAACAATACAGTTTCCTTAAGTGAGTCCCTAAGGATTATAGGTTAAATCGTTATGTCTATGtgtcatctctgtctgtctgtctgtctgtctgcctgcctgcctgcctgtctgtctgtctgtctgcctgtctgtctgtccctggtttttgcttgaaaataaTGACACATATTTCTCCCCTATTTTGGGCTTTACCTTGAAACTCAGCAGCGGTGTCTCTGTCAAAGTGAACAACTGTACTGCTGACAGCCCAGGGTTGTGTAGGAAGGGGGGCCCGTCTCTATTATCTTCAGACACAAGCTGTCTTCAGTTGGTCCTCTCTGCATTGGGTATATTTCTTATCTGACTCCCACAGGCACAACAGCTATTTGATTGTAAAGAAATATGTAAGTTATTCTTAAAACTATTTGTTTAACCCCATCACTGAGAGAGGCTTCCAAAAAGATAAATCTCactatttaaatgaaactattCAAAATATACGTATTAT
This region of Toxotes jaculatrix isolate fToxJac2 chromosome 3, fToxJac2.pri, whole genome shotgun sequence genomic DNA includes:
- the rfesd gene encoding Rieske domain-containing protein, translated to MEEKEQSTKGPHFVGKKEELIEAKRSFRTLEGRDILIIHHQGAFYAMDSYCYHAGGMLQNGDIEDIDGKLCIICPKHKYKISLAKGECLYKGTDPREKTPVPRWYSKGVKQRIHTVTETNGEVYVKLSGDTKWIESDYYQGEKGKVERAKAEAAEKKKS